One genomic window of Cupriavidus oxalaticus includes the following:
- a CDS encoding 2Fe-2S iron-sulfur cluster-binding protein produces MVRLSIEGRQIEAPANCSILQAFLHAGETLVEGVGCMGQGVCGSCRVMVRRSGEQDVRTALACETLVEDGMQVAFLDYFTATERHVYRMEEIGESWEALQAISTTFPEAAHCRHCSGCDRACPKELEVQQGVQFAVEGKLTAASQVFDECVMCNLCTLACPEHIRPNHLGLFVRRMIAAQTLRPANLMLRLQQIESGAMTIDFDAPGAQPPR; encoded by the coding sequence ATGGTACGTCTGAGCATCGAAGGGCGGCAGATCGAAGCACCGGCGAACTGCTCCATCCTGCAGGCCTTCCTGCACGCGGGGGAAACGCTGGTCGAAGGCGTGGGATGCATGGGCCAGGGCGTGTGCGGCTCGTGCCGGGTCATGGTGCGGCGCAGCGGCGAGCAGGACGTGCGCACGGCGCTGGCGTGCGAGACGCTCGTCGAAGACGGCATGCAGGTCGCGTTCCTGGACTACTTTACGGCGACGGAGCGGCACGTCTACCGCATGGAAGAGATCGGCGAGAGCTGGGAGGCCTTGCAGGCGATCTCCACGACCTTCCCCGAGGCCGCGCATTGCCGCCACTGCAGCGGCTGCGACCGCGCCTGCCCGAAGGAACTCGAGGTCCAGCAGGGCGTGCAGTTCGCCGTCGAAGGCAAGCTCACCGCTGCCAGCCAGGTCTTCGACGAATGCGTCATGTGCAACCTCTGCACGCTGGCCTGCCCGGAACACATCCGCCCCAATCATCTCGGCCTGTTCGTGCGCCGCATGATCGCGGCGCAGACACTGCGGCCCGCCAACCTGATGCTGCGCCTGCAGCAGATCGAAAGCGGGGCGATGACGATCGACTTCGACGCGCCCGGCGCACAGCCGCCGCGCTGA
- a CDS encoding FAD-binding protein, giving the protein MPTGIPYDEARRRYRPGVAAPMRSDETNVDALLKAYHPDHGPNARVALAVGVNRGEPCQPDLARCLQANALIDDVDIAGAQLVSTDVLIIGGGGGGCAAALTAAGQGAQVILATKLRLGDSNTVMAEGGIQAAIGEDDSPQLHFEDTLRAGHFRGEPELVAQMVMDGPDVIRWLIRLGMMFDQEEDRPFGGNLLRKKPGGASAARILSYRDYTGLEMMRVLREAVDLEPGVAVWNRCPAVELLSDERGRCAGAVIYNLEWRTFMLVRARAVILATGGAGRLHLNSFPTSNHYGATADGLVLAYRLGARLRELDSFQYHPTGIAYPPHLAGGLISEAARSAGARLINGEGERFVDELKPRDIVASAILRECAQGRGIERGGQVGVFLDTPTLEMENPGILAKRLVTLRHLAHKCGQDAAQEPFLVYPTLHYQNGGVAIDKDGATSVPGLYCVGEVTGGIHGRNRLMGNALLDILSMGRRAGVSAAQAGRGAMAVRAGIGHVHAWQRELTLAGLPLHVKAPQLFPGYAHFDLRVDAGLGAGVRGRTVGGTR; this is encoded by the coding sequence ATGCCGACCGGCATCCCCTACGACGAAGCGCGCCGGCGCTACCGGCCCGGTGTGGCCGCGCCGATGCGCAGCGACGAGACCAACGTTGACGCCCTGCTCAAGGCCTATCACCCCGACCACGGGCCCAATGCGCGCGTCGCGTTGGCCGTCGGCGTGAACCGCGGCGAACCCTGCCAGCCGGATCTCGCGCGCTGCCTGCAGGCTAACGCGCTGATCGACGATGTCGACATCGCCGGTGCGCAGCTGGTCTCCACCGATGTGCTGATCATCGGCGGCGGCGGGGGCGGCTGCGCGGCGGCACTGACCGCCGCCGGGCAGGGCGCGCAGGTGATCCTTGCCACCAAGCTGCGTCTTGGCGACAGCAATACCGTGATGGCCGAGGGCGGCATCCAGGCGGCCATCGGCGAGGATGACAGTCCCCAGCTTCACTTCGAGGACACCCTGCGCGCGGGGCATTTCCGCGGCGAGCCCGAGCTTGTTGCGCAGATGGTGATGGACGGGCCCGACGTGATCCGCTGGCTGATCCGGCTGGGCATGATGTTCGACCAGGAAGAAGACCGGCCCTTTGGCGGCAACCTGCTGCGCAAGAAGCCGGGCGGGGCGTCGGCCGCGCGCATCCTGTCCTATCGGGACTACACCGGGCTGGAGATGATGCGCGTGCTGCGCGAGGCGGTGGACCTGGAGCCCGGGGTTGCAGTGTGGAACCGCTGCCCCGCGGTCGAGCTGCTGTCCGACGAGCGCGGCCGCTGCGCCGGCGCCGTGATCTACAACCTCGAATGGCGCACCTTCATGCTGGTGCGCGCCCGTGCCGTGATTCTCGCCACCGGCGGGGCGGGGCGGCTGCACCTGAACAGCTTCCCCACGTCCAATCACTACGGCGCGACCGCGGACGGTCTGGTGCTTGCCTATCGGCTCGGCGCGCGGCTGCGCGAGCTCGATTCGTTCCAGTACCACCCCACCGGCATCGCCTACCCGCCGCACTTGGCGGGCGGCCTGATCTCCGAGGCCGCGCGCTCGGCCGGCGCACGGCTGATCAACGGCGAGGGCGAGCGCTTCGTCGATGAGCTCAAGCCGCGCGACATTGTGGCCTCCGCGATCCTGCGCGAATGCGCGCAGGGCCGCGGCATCGAGCGGGGCGGGCAGGTCGGGGTCTTCCTCGACACGCCGACGCTGGAAATGGAAAACCCCGGCATCCTGGCCAAGCGCCTGGTCACGCTGCGCCATCTCGCGCACAAGTGCGGGCAGGACGCGGCGCAGGAGCCTTTCCTGGTCTATCCGACCCTGCATTACCAGAATGGTGGCGTTGCCATCGACAAGGACGGCGCGACCAGCGTGCCGGGACTTTACTGCGTGGGCGAGGTCACGGGCGGCATCCACGGGCGCAACCGGCTGATGGGCAACGCGCTGCTCGACATCCTGAGCATGGGCCGGCGTGCCGGAGTTAGCGCGGCACAGGCAGGGCGCGGCGCGATGGCCGTGCGCGCCGGCATCGGCCACGTGCATGCGTGGCAGCGGGAACTGACGCTCGCCGGGCTGCCGCTGCATGTCAAGGCACCGCAGCTGTTCCCCGGCTACGCGCATTTCGACCTGCGTGTCGATGCCGGATTGGGCGCCGGCGTACGGGGCCGCACGGTCGGCGGCACGCGGTGA
- a CDS encoding complex I 51 kDa subunit family protein — MEPLNQVLLNKEIRVGADLERWLARGGGEGLARALRDPATIIAEIEQADLRGMGGAGFATHRKWAPVAAAPDGDKYIICNGNEDEPGTFKDRFLLEHTPHQVIEGALIAAAATRANHVVLYVNPHQPLALDMTRQAVRQWQAHAQFAELAQLVGGPVSLGVVPSSGLYIGGEETAVIASVEGGFPFPRRKPPFPAQHGVHGAPTVVNNTETLAHVPGIMRHGAQWYRSLGIGNAAGTKLYSLSGDVLRPGLYELPMGTSLETLVFGHGGGMLQGKEFKAVFTGGPSNTLLTKRDLDVALDFDSVRQRRSRLGTGAMIVVSEGTSIVRKVAEYVSFFAQGSCGQCPPCKGGTFQLMRLLNRIDTGRGVRADVEALENLCRILPGSGRCGLIDGAVTVVDSSLDQFREEYEALLMA, encoded by the coding sequence ATGGAACCCCTGAATCAGGTACTCCTCAACAAGGAAATCCGCGTCGGTGCGGACCTGGAGCGCTGGCTTGCGCGGGGCGGCGGAGAGGGGCTGGCCAGGGCGCTGCGCGATCCGGCCACGATCATCGCCGAAATCGAACAGGCGGACCTGCGCGGCATGGGCGGCGCCGGCTTCGCCACGCATCGCAAATGGGCACCGGTGGCAGCGGCCCCGGATGGCGACAAATACATCATCTGCAATGGCAATGAAGACGAGCCGGGGACGTTCAAGGACCGGTTCCTGCTGGAGCATACGCCGCACCAGGTGATCGAGGGCGCATTGATCGCCGCGGCCGCCACCCGTGCGAACCATGTCGTGCTGTACGTCAATCCGCACCAGCCGCTTGCGCTGGACATGACGCGCCAGGCCGTGCGGCAGTGGCAGGCGCACGCGCAGTTCGCCGAGCTGGCGCAACTGGTAGGCGGGCCGGTATCGCTCGGCGTCGTGCCGAGCTCCGGCTTGTACATCGGCGGCGAGGAAACCGCGGTGATCGCAAGCGTCGAGGGCGGGTTCCCGTTCCCGCGCCGCAAGCCGCCTTTCCCGGCCCAGCACGGCGTGCATGGCGCGCCCACCGTCGTCAACAACACCGAGACGCTGGCCCACGTGCCCGGCATCATGCGCCACGGGGCGCAGTGGTATCGCAGTCTCGGCATCGGCAACGCCGCCGGCACCAAGCTGTATTCATTGTCGGGCGACGTGTTGCGGCCCGGGCTGTATGAGCTGCCGATGGGCACGAGCCTGGAGACGCTGGTGTTCGGGCATGGCGGCGGCATGCTCCAGGGCAAGGAATTCAAGGCGGTCTTCACGGGCGGGCCTTCCAATACCCTGCTGACGAAGCGCGACCTCGACGTGGCACTGGACTTCGATTCCGTGCGGCAGCGGCGCTCGCGGCTGGGGACCGGCGCGATGATCGTGGTGTCGGAAGGCACCAGCATCGTCCGCAAGGTGGCCGAGTACGTGAGCTTCTTCGCCCAGGGTTCGTGCGGCCAGTGCCCGCCATGCAAGGGCGGCACCTTCCAGCTGATGCGCCTGCTCAACCGGATCGATACCGGCCGCGGCGTGCGCGCCGACGTGGAAGCGCTGGAAAACCTGTGCCGCATCCTTCCCGGCAGCGGGCGCTGCGGCCTGATCGACGGCGCCGTGACGGTGGTAGACAGCTCCCTCGACCAGTTCCGGGAAGAATATGAGGCGCTTCTGATGGCATAG
- a CDS encoding AraC family transcriptional regulator yields MSSLVRAAALTNYSEVALAAGLDPVRMLLDAGLSPSVLREPDLMIPGERVGRLLQASATLSGNESFGLCMAESRLLSNLGPVGLLIRDQATLRDSLRVLMRYQTLLNSALSLAVEECDGLVIIREAVIAGNAHQPTRQRAELALGVIVRLIRQLLGPDWEPRRVCFEHPAPRDLGTHQRFFGPRIEFDHEFNCIICTKADLDARNPSADPAMARYAQQLVDAFAISRQVTMLDDVRRIIPLLLPGGRCTIEQVADHLGVVCRTVQRRLAEEGQSFSSIVNDIRTELATRHVLESDRPLTEVATLLGFSAPSGFSRWYHAQFGCSPKESRAARGAMRRPAGSLQANT; encoded by the coding sequence ATGTCGTCTCTTGTCCGCGCTGCGGCCCTCACCAACTACAGCGAGGTCGCCCTGGCTGCCGGGCTGGATCCGGTGCGGATGCTCCTTGACGCGGGCCTGAGCCCGAGCGTCCTGCGCGAGCCGGACCTGATGATCCCGGGCGAGCGCGTCGGGCGGCTGCTGCAGGCGTCCGCGACCCTGTCGGGCAATGAAAGTTTCGGACTGTGCATGGCCGAGTCGCGCCTGCTGTCCAACCTCGGGCCGGTAGGATTGCTGATCCGCGACCAGGCGACCCTGCGCGACTCGCTGCGCGTCCTGATGCGCTATCAGACCCTGCTCAACAGTGCGCTCTCGCTGGCGGTCGAGGAATGCGACGGGCTGGTGATCATCCGCGAGGCGGTCATCGCCGGCAACGCCCATCAGCCCACGCGCCAAAGGGCGGAGCTCGCACTCGGGGTCATCGTGCGATTGATCCGGCAGCTGCTGGGACCGGACTGGGAACCGCGGCGCGTCTGCTTCGAACATCCCGCGCCACGCGACCTCGGTACGCACCAGCGGTTTTTCGGACCTCGCATCGAATTCGACCATGAATTCAACTGCATTATCTGCACGAAGGCCGATCTCGACGCCCGCAATCCCTCCGCCGATCCCGCCATGGCGCGCTACGCGCAACAACTGGTGGATGCCTTTGCCATTTCCCGGCAAGTGACCATGCTCGATGACGTGCGGCGCATCATCCCGTTGCTGCTGCCCGGCGGGCGCTGCACCATCGAGCAGGTGGCGGACCACCTGGGCGTGGTGTGCCGCACGGTCCAGCGCCGGCTGGCGGAAGAAGGGCAGAGCTTTTCGTCGATCGTCAATGACATCCGCACGGAACTCGCCACGCGCCATGTCCTGGAGAGCGATCGCCCGTTGACCGAGGTGGCGACCCTGCTCGGTTTCTCCGCGCCAAGCGGATTTTCGCGCTGGTATCACGCGCAATTTGGCTGCAGTCCCAAGGAGAGCAGGGCGGCGCGGGGCGCAATGCGCCGGCCGGCCGGTTCCCTGCAGGCCAACACCTAG
- a CDS encoding penicillin-binding protein 1A: MNRRPVSLFREFCARWLIRIRPLAAASILTARRAFSGALRRLRRPTRRGILLTLAAVPALFLLYVLALVPSTPALGDIRKARIDRPAIIVSADGRVLDEFKPVNREWVSLRQISPYVLDALIATEDHRFYEHHGIDWLRMAAAALHTLSGERQGGSTITQQLARNLYPDQVGRAPTLARKVREAITALKIEAVYSKDQVLETYLNNVPFLYNAYGVEMAARTYFGKSAQQLDILEGATLVGMLKANSTYNPVLNPSRAVQRRNTVLGQMSKHGKLRPNAHIWLSRQPLRVNFAVQPAPRSAAPHFSVQLRKWLIAWAERNGYNIYADGLVVRTTIDFRLQAMALQAVDWQASQLQWIANEAWSERRGCGPDNDLFRTFMRQTPEYRTARDAGRSDETALRRLGRNPAFVRDLCRSKTQVQAGFIAIDPRNGDIKAWVGSRDFTDAPFDHVQQARRQPGSTFKPFVYGAAFADGARPDDTLVDRSVAIPLRGQAMWRPSDAEPPTGRPVTLRDALVYSRNRVTAQLMQETRPEKVARLAHAMGVRESALERVPSLALGTSPVTLKEMVSAYSTIANRGAYVEPRMVTRIEDHEGKVLAEFKSASPEQALPAGAAQTLVDVMRDVVVRGTGAQIRTRFGIRADVAGKTGTTQDNADGWFILMHPQLVAGAWVGFDDGRVTLGDYWGQGARSALPMVGAFYDMALRARAVDPEARFSPETRASRKVHTPRHRRFLFWGD, from the coding sequence GTGAATCGCCGCCCTGTATCGTTGTTTCGAGAGTTCTGCGCACGGTGGCTCATCCGCATCCGACCCTTGGCCGCTGCCAGCATCCTGACAGCCAGGCGCGCCTTCAGCGGCGCACTGCGCCGCCTTCGCCGCCCGACGCGACGAGGCATCTTGCTGACCCTTGCTGCAGTGCCCGCGCTGTTCCTGCTGTACGTGCTCGCGCTCGTACCGTCCACACCGGCTCTCGGCGACATTCGGAAAGCTCGCATCGACCGCCCGGCGATCATCGTGTCCGCCGATGGCAGGGTGCTCGACGAGTTCAAGCCGGTCAATCGCGAGTGGGTGTCGCTCAGGCAGATCTCGCCGTACGTGCTGGACGCATTGATCGCAACCGAGGATCACCGGTTCTACGAGCATCACGGCATTGACTGGCTGCGCATGGCGGCGGCTGCGCTGCATACGTTGTCCGGCGAACGCCAGGGCGGTTCGACGATCACGCAGCAGCTCGCGCGCAACCTGTACCCCGACCAGGTTGGCCGCGCGCCGACCCTCGCGCGCAAAGTCAGGGAGGCGATAACGGCGCTCAAGATCGAAGCCGTGTACAGCAAGGACCAGGTCCTCGAGACGTACCTGAACAATGTACCGTTCCTGTACAACGCCTACGGCGTGGAAATGGCGGCGCGCACCTACTTCGGCAAATCGGCCCAACAGCTCGATATCCTCGAAGGCGCGACACTTGTCGGCATGCTGAAGGCCAACAGCACTTACAACCCCGTGTTGAATCCGTCGCGCGCCGTGCAGCGGCGAAACACTGTGCTTGGGCAGATGAGCAAGCACGGGAAGCTCAGACCCAATGCCCATATCTGGCTGAGCCGGCAACCGCTCAGGGTCAATTTCGCGGTGCAGCCCGCGCCGAGAAGCGCAGCACCGCACTTTTCCGTGCAGTTGCGCAAATGGCTGATCGCATGGGCCGAGCGCAATGGCTACAACATCTACGCCGACGGACTGGTCGTGCGCACGACCATAGATTTCCGGCTGCAGGCCATGGCGTTGCAGGCGGTGGACTGGCAGGCCAGCCAGCTGCAATGGATTGCGAATGAGGCCTGGAGCGAACGCCGGGGCTGTGGGCCGGACAACGACCTGTTCCGGACGTTCATGCGGCAAACGCCGGAATACCGCACCGCACGCGATGCGGGTCGGTCGGATGAGACGGCGCTCAGGAGGCTAGGCAGGAACCCGGCGTTTGTCCGTGACCTCTGCCGAAGCAAGACCCAGGTCCAGGCGGGATTCATCGCGATCGATCCGCGCAACGGCGATATCAAGGCATGGGTCGGTAGTCGTGATTTCACTGACGCGCCGTTCGATCACGTGCAGCAGGCCCGGCGCCAGCCCGGGTCTACGTTCAAGCCCTTCGTCTACGGGGCGGCGTTCGCGGACGGCGCCCGCCCGGACGATACGCTCGTAGACCGCAGCGTTGCCATCCCACTGCGCGGGCAGGCGATGTGGCGGCCTTCCGATGCGGAGCCGCCAACTGGCCGGCCGGTCACGCTGCGCGACGCGCTGGTGTACTCGCGTAATCGCGTCACGGCGCAACTCATGCAGGAGACGCGGCCCGAGAAGGTCGCGCGCCTTGCGCACGCGATGGGTGTGCGAGAAAGCGCGCTCGAACGGGTACCGTCGCTCGCGCTGGGCACGAGCCCGGTCACGCTCAAGGAAATGGTCTCGGCTTACAGCACGATTGCCAACCGCGGCGCCTATGTCGAGCCGCGCATGGTCACCCGCATCGAGGATCACGAGGGCAAGGTGCTCGCCGAATTTAAGAGCGCATCGCCGGAGCAGGCACTACCCGCAGGCGCAGCGCAAACACTCGTCGACGTGATGCGCGACGTCGTGGTCCGGGGCACCGGAGCGCAGATCCGGACGCGCTTCGGCATTCGCGCCGACGTGGCGGGCAAGACGGGCACGACGCAGGACAATGCCGACGGCTGGTTCATCCTGATGCATCCCCAACTGGTCGCGGGCGCCTGGGTGGGCTTCGATGATGGACGTGTGACGCTCGGCGACTACTGGGGGCAGGGCGCGCGCAGCGCCCTGCCGATGGTGGGCGCGTTCTACGACATGGCGCTGCGCGCACGAGCGGTCGACCCGGAGGCGCGCTTCAGTCCCGAGACCCGGGCGTCTCGTAAGGTCCATACGCCGCGGCATCGGCGCTTCCTGTTCTGGGGCGACTGA
- a CDS encoding cysteine peptidase family C39 domain-containing protein, which yields MAGHREPAGGDRLTGADDPLLGCLLLLNRVWQRPIPTGVLKELPHRLTLPQLGDAAAHAGLSTRLAEMELDTIPDRVLPVILLLHKRRPCVLLERREHGRLLVALPGWGGGEQEVSRDELLAQYSRYAILVQPLSQAEGRAETQAEMQAEAQAETQAEGQADMEPAQPGRSTGTATRPSWRHHWDRLTASAHKVFRSRRRRRADEAAVIRS from the coding sequence ATGGCCGGACACCGCGAGCCTGCGGGCGGGGACCGTCTGACGGGCGCGGATGATCCGCTGCTGGGCTGCCTGTTGCTGCTCAACCGGGTATGGCAGCGGCCAATACCGACGGGCGTCCTGAAAGAGCTGCCACACCGCCTCACGTTGCCGCAGCTGGGCGACGCGGCGGCGCACGCGGGCTTGTCGACCCGGCTCGCGGAGATGGAGTTGGACACGATCCCTGACCGCGTACTACCGGTAATCCTGCTGCTACACAAGCGCAGACCGTGCGTACTGCTGGAGCGCCGCGAGCACGGACGCCTGCTGGTCGCGCTGCCGGGTTGGGGCGGCGGTGAACAGGAGGTTAGTCGGGATGAGTTGCTGGCCCAGTACAGCCGGTACGCCATCCTGGTACAGCCTTTATCGCAGGCAGAAGGGCGGGCAGAAACGCAGGCAGAAATGCAGGCAGAAGCGCAGGCGGAAACTCAGGCAGAAGGGCAGGCAGACATGGAGCCAGCGCAGCCGGGCCGTTCGACCGGTACCGCGACGCGCCCATCCTGGCGCCACCATTGGGACCGGCTGACTGCCTCTGCGCACAAGGTGTTCCGGTCGCGGCGCAGGCGGCGTGCGGACGAGGCTGCCGTCATTCGCAGCTAG
- a CDS encoding undecaprenyl-diphosphate phosphatase, which yields MIDWIHVGKAFFLGILEGLTEFLPISSTGHLILVGDWIDFAASEARVFDVVIQLGAILAVCWLYRAKITHLCEGAVRRDPEALRFATAVLVAFLPAAVIGALLIGPIKHRLFHPPVVAAALIVGGLVILWVERRRPVPRIHTIEDFGWKQAIGIGFAQCVAMIPGTSRSGATIIGGMLSGVSRQAATEFSFFLAIPTMLGAASYDAMRHYHLLSMADLWAIAAGFTAAFISALFVVNAMIRLVARHSLQVFAWYRIALGLLIAVMTAVPSL from the coding sequence ATGATTGACTGGATCCACGTGGGCAAGGCGTTCTTTCTCGGCATTCTCGAGGGCTTGACGGAATTCCTGCCCATATCGAGCACCGGGCACCTGATCCTGGTCGGAGACTGGATCGACTTTGCGGCCAGCGAGGCGCGCGTGTTCGACGTGGTGATCCAGCTCGGCGCCATCCTGGCCGTGTGCTGGCTGTACCGTGCCAAAATCACGCACCTGTGCGAGGGCGCGGTCCGACGGGATCCGGAGGCGCTGCGCTTTGCCACGGCGGTGCTGGTCGCCTTCCTGCCTGCAGCGGTCATCGGCGCACTGCTCATCGGGCCCATCAAGCACCGGCTCTTCCATCCCCCTGTCGTCGCGGCTGCGTTGATCGTGGGCGGCCTGGTCATTCTCTGGGTGGAGCGGCGCAGGCCAGTGCCTCGCATTCACACCATCGAAGATTTCGGCTGGAAGCAAGCCATCGGCATCGGCTTTGCACAGTGCGTGGCCATGATCCCCGGCACGTCCCGCTCGGGCGCCACCATCATCGGAGGCATGCTGTCGGGCGTGTCGCGGCAAGCCGCAACCGAGTTCTCGTTCTTTCTCGCCATCCCCACCATGCTGGGCGCCGCCAGTTACGACGCCATGCGGCACTACCATTTGCTCAGCATGGCAGACCTCTGGGCCATTGCCGCCGGCTTTACCGCGGCGTTCATCTCGGCGCTGTTTGTCGTCAATGCGATGATCCGCCTTGTCGCGCGACATTCGCTGCAGGTATTTGCCTGGTATCGCATCGCACTCGGCCTGCTGATTGCGGTCATGACCGCTGTCCCCTCGCTTTGA
- the galU gene encoding UTP--glucose-1-phosphate uridylyltransferase GalU — translation MTSRVSKAVFPVAGLGTRFLPATKASPKEMLPVVDKPLIQYAVEEAMAAGITEMIFVTGRSKRAIEDHFDKAFELEVELEAKNKRALLDVVRSIKPANVECYYVRQSEALGLGHAVLCAAKLVGNTPFAIMLADDLIDGNPPVMKQMVDAYNHYNCSVLGVEEILPEQSRSYGVVEGREWGEGVIKVSGIVEKPAPEEAPSNLGVVGRYILTPRIFDHLRALKPGAGGEFQLTDAIQSLLSHEQVLAYRYQGTRYDCGSKLGYLKATVDYALKHHETGAEFRSYLERRGCLYSDSVIA, via the coding sequence ATGACGAGTCGCGTCAGCAAAGCCGTCTTCCCGGTTGCGGGCCTGGGCACCCGCTTCCTGCCCGCCACCAAGGCCAGCCCGAAGGAAATGCTGCCGGTGGTGGACAAGCCGCTGATCCAGTACGCCGTGGAAGAAGCCATGGCCGCCGGCATTACCGAGATGATTTTCGTCACCGGCCGCTCCAAGCGCGCCATTGAAGACCATTTCGACAAGGCCTTCGAACTGGAGGTGGAACTCGAGGCCAAGAACAAGCGGGCACTGCTGGACGTAGTGCGCTCGATCAAGCCGGCCAACGTGGAGTGCTACTACGTGCGCCAGTCCGAGGCGCTGGGCCTGGGTCATGCGGTACTGTGCGCGGCCAAGCTGGTTGGCAACACGCCGTTCGCGATCATGCTGGCCGATGACCTGATCGACGGCAACCCGCCGGTGATGAAACAGATGGTGGATGCCTACAACCACTACAACTGCTCGGTGCTGGGGGTCGAAGAGATCTTGCCCGAGCAGAGCCGCTCCTACGGCGTGGTCGAAGGCCGTGAATGGGGCGAAGGCGTGATCAAGGTATCGGGCATCGTCGAGAAGCCCGCGCCGGAAGAGGCCCCTTCGAACCTGGGCGTGGTCGGCCGCTACATCCTGACGCCGCGCATCTTCGACCACCTGCGCGCACTGAAGCCCGGCGCCGGCGGCGAGTTCCAGCTGACCGATGCGATCCAGTCGCTGCTGAGCCACGAACAGGTGCTGGCCTACCGTTACCAGGGCACGCGCTACGACTGCGGCAGCAAGCTGGGCTACCTGAAGGCGACGGTCGATTATGCGCTCAAGCACCATGAAACCGGCGCAGAGTTCCGCAGCTACCTGGAGCGGCGTGGCTGCCTTTACTCTGACAGCGTGATTGCCTAG
- a CDS encoding polysaccharide biosynthesis/export family protein produces the protein MLKLSSRLRFGRAAMCVGIIPLLASCALAPGMRFDPQRPLDPEDPESVPRITQITPALVRTLKATTPSVNVGVEELYDVPKPYTVGVGDILSIVVWDHPELVFPTQTYSIGAAYEIPSYSGAANIPGYVVSPAGTIQFPYAGVLKVLGQTPDQIRGQLSTQLKPVVNMPQVTVRVLAFRSKRVYLDGEVKTPGPQNIDDVPMTLVEALNRAGGVNVLTGDNSRIRISRDGKNYFVSLPALLQQGIDPASILLRNGDIVRVEQREDSKVFVTGEVVKPTPVMPRNGRLTLSEAIGEAGGLNPNSANAKELYVIRKGTDGQAEVFHLDGKSPVAFALAEAFELKPRDVVYVDAAGVVRWSRVINQLLPSGNFFTSTANAVK, from the coding sequence GTGCTAAAGCTTTCAAGCAGATTGAGGTTTGGCAGGGCCGCCATGTGCGTGGGGATCATTCCATTGCTGGCTTCCTGCGCACTCGCGCCAGGCATGCGCTTCGACCCACAGCGTCCGCTCGACCCGGAAGATCCGGAATCGGTGCCCAGGATCACGCAGATCACGCCGGCGCTGGTGCGTACGCTGAAGGCCACCACGCCATCGGTAAACGTCGGGGTGGAGGAGCTGTACGACGTTCCAAAGCCCTATACCGTGGGCGTCGGTGACATCCTGTCGATCGTTGTTTGGGACCACCCGGAGCTGGTGTTCCCCACGCAGACTTACTCGATCGGTGCGGCCTACGAGATACCGAGCTACAGCGGTGCCGCCAACATACCGGGCTATGTCGTCAGCCCTGCCGGCACCATCCAGTTTCCTTATGCCGGTGTGCTCAAGGTTCTCGGCCAGACCCCGGATCAGATCCGCGGGCAACTGAGCACCCAGCTCAAGCCCGTCGTCAACATGCCGCAGGTCACCGTACGTGTGCTCGCCTTTCGCAGCAAGCGTGTCTACCTCGACGGCGAAGTGAAGACGCCTGGCCCGCAGAATATCGACGACGTGCCGATGACCCTGGTCGAAGCGCTCAACCGCGCTGGCGGTGTCAACGTCCTGACCGGCGATAACAGCCGCATCCGCATCTCGCGCGACGGGAAAAATTACTTCGTCAGCCTGCCTGCGCTGTTGCAGCAAGGCATCGACCCGGCCAGCATCCTGCTGCGCAACGGCGACATCGTGCGCGTGGAGCAACGTGAGGACAGCAAGGTCTTCGTGACCGGCGAAGTCGTGAAGCCGACCCCGGTAATGCCGCGGAACGGGCGGCTCACGCTCAGCGAAGCGATTGGTGAAGCTGGTGGCCTGAACCCCAACTCCGCCAACGCCAAGGAACTTTACGTGATCCGCAAGGGTACGGACGGACAAGCCGAGGTGTTCCACCTTGACGGCAAGTCGCCTGTGGCATTTGCGCTGGCCGAAGCGTTCGAATTGAAGCCGAGGGACGTTGTCTACGTGGATGCCGCGGGCGTGGTCCGCTGGAGCCGTGTGATCAACCAACTGCTGCCGAGCGGAAACTTCTTCACGTCCACGGCGAACGCAGTCAAATGA
- a CDS encoding low molecular weight protein-tyrosine-phosphatase, whose amino-acid sequence MIKTVLVVCIGNICRSPMAEGLLRQALPEGDVGSAGLGALAGQAADPKAVDLMSQQGVDISGHRAQQLSYAMIRRADLILVMDGAQRQEIQRLHPATTGRVFRLGELGKFDVPDPYRQPRPAFENALQLIRRGVESWVPRIRALG is encoded by the coding sequence ATGATCAAGACCGTACTCGTGGTGTGCATCGGCAATATTTGCCGGAGTCCGATGGCGGAGGGCCTGCTCAGGCAGGCGCTGCCCGAGGGCGACGTCGGCTCCGCCGGGCTGGGTGCGCTTGCCGGACAGGCTGCCGATCCGAAGGCGGTGGACCTCATGAGTCAGCAGGGCGTGGACATTTCGGGCCATCGGGCCCAGCAACTCAGTTACGCCATGATCCGGCGCGCGGACCTGATACTCGTCATGGACGGCGCCCAGCGCCAGGAGATTCAGCGCTTGCACCCCGCTACCACGGGGCGCGTGTTCCGCCTGGGCGAACTGGGAAAGTTCGATGTGCCGGATCCCTATCGCCAGCCACGTCCGGCCTTCGAAAATGCGCTGCAACTGATCCGGCGCGGCGTGGAATCGTGGGTGCCTCGCATCCGGGCCCTGGGTTAA